A stretch of DNA from Thermoanaerobaculia bacterium:
CGACGATCGCGACGGGCGTGGCGCGCGGCTTCCGGGGCTTGCGCCGGTTCGGATACACCGACCCGGGAAGGAGCGGCTCGAAGAGCTCGGGAACGACGACTCGGACCGAACGGCCCGCCGCCTGAATCCGGAAGGATCGCGCCTTTCCGGCTGCCGCCGGCGAAGCGGCGAGCCAGAGCGCCGCGGCGAATGCCGCCCAGGGGGAGGCGGTTCTCACCGTCCCGCCTCTCCCTCTTTCCACACGTGGAAGCCCGCCCCGACGCCGCGGCGCACCTCTCGCGTCCCGTCGGGCCAGCGGACCTCGATCGTCTCGGCCGCCGCGGCGTCACCGAGCCCGAAGTAAAGGTCCTTGGCCGAGCAGGAGAGATAGGACGAGCCGGCGCGGACCTCGCCGATCCGGGTGAGCCCGCCCGCGGAGACGCGGACGACGGCGCCGACGGCCTCCCGGTTGAAGGAGGATTGGGAGACGAGCCGCAGCGTGAGCCGACGCGCGTGGCTCCACCCGTTTCGGTAGACGAGGACGGGTCCGCGGAACGTCGAGAGCACGACGTCGGGCGCGCCGTCTCCGTCGAGGTCTCCGAACGCGAGGCCGCGCGTGTCAGCGCGGGTGTCGAAACCCTCGATCCACGCGTCGTCCTCGAACCGGCCGCCGCCGAGGTTGCGATAGAGGTGCTTCGCGGAGCGCGACGCCATGCCATCGCGGCCGAAGTCGATCCCGCCCCAATATCCGTCGTGGAAGGCGACCCCCTCGCCCGACATCTCGTTCCAGAACTTCACCTCGTCGCTCTTCCCGCCCGGCGCGGCCTCCCACATTCCGTTGACGACGAGGAGGTCTTCCCGTCCGTCGCCGTCGAGGTCGACGAGCTCCGTTCCCCACGCCCAGCCTCCCTCCGTGACGCCGGCCGATTCCGACGTCCGCTCGAACGTCCCGTCGCCGCGGTTCCGATAGAGGCCGTCTCCCTGGCATCGCCGGAGCAGCATCGGGACGACGATCGGGCGCGCGACCGCCTGGACGATTCCGGGAAGCGGCGGCATCGGGAGCTTCGGCGAGCGGATCAGCCAGCGGTAGGGCGAGGAGAAGTCCGAGACGTGGAGATCGAAGCGTCCGTCGTTGTCGTAATCCCCCCAGGTCACTCCCATGCCGTAGCCGTCGTCGACAACGCCCGCCGCCTTCGCGACGTCGCGGAAGCGGGGCGACCCCGGAGTCGAGAAGTTCTCGTACAGGCAGTTCCTTCCGCAGTCGTTGGCGACGTAGAGGTCGTCGTCCCCGTCGCCGTCGAAATCGCAGGCGGACGCGGCGAACGCCCAGCCGCGGTCGGTGAAGCCCGCGCTCTCCGTCTCGTCGACGAAGAACGGCTTCCCGCCCCGTCCGACGTCGTGGAAGAAGCGGCTGCCGGGGCCGTTCTTCCCCGAGTACGCGGGGCCGGTCACACGCGCGTCTCCGTATGCCGCGACGAAGAGGTCGAGGCGGCCGTCGCGGTCCGCGTCGAAGAAGACCGCGGACGTGTACGTTCCCGAGAGCCCCGAAAGCCCCGATTCCGCCGTGACGTCGCGGAAGCGGCCGCGGCCCTCGTTGTGGAGCAGCCGGCAGTCGGAATAGGCGTAGGTGAGAAAGAGCTCGGGGAGCCCGTCGCCGTCGAGATCGGCCGCGACCACCCCGGCCGCCTCGCCGGGGGGGAGGCGGTCGAGTCCGGAGCCTTCCG
This window harbors:
- a CDS encoding CRTAC1 family protein; this encodes MAIRAFLACAAVAVLALACLSAPKPGSPSLDDYTSGASSIAADVDTLFRTGRAAPSLEVDTAAPLRSAAGAWRKAAAPGDRVETSIVDFPRRPKREAAMTIRVALSGTGARDLSERIAADERFTLELVRTADGWTIRRTQPEWDGRIRSGRPHVTDVTRAWGVAARHEAWDPAEMTNYCIPATHHHPGIAVADFDGDGSLDILLPSRRPILLVNDGHGRFRDATEGSGLDRLPPGEAAGVVAADLDGDGLPELFLTYAYSDCRLLHNEGRGRFRDVTAESGLSGLSGTYTSAVFFDADRDGRLDLFVAAYGDARVTGPAYSGKNGPGSRFFHDVGRGGKPFFVDETESAGFTDRGWAFAASACDFDGDGDDDLYVANDCGRNCLYENFSTPGSPRFRDVAKAAGVVDDGYGMGVTWGDYDNDGRFDLHVSDFSSPYRWLIRSPKLPMPPLPGIVQAVARPIVVPMLLRRCQGDGLYRNRGDGTFERTSESAGVTEGGWAWGTELVDLDGDGREDLLVVNGMWEAAPGGKSDEVKFWNEMSGEGVAFHDGYWGGIDFGRDGMASRSAKHLYRNLGGGRFEDDAWIEGFDTRADTRGLAFGDLDGDGAPDVVLSTFRGPVLVYRNGWSHARRLTLRLVSQSSFNREAVGAVVRVSAGGLTRIGEVRAGSSYLSCSAKDLYFGLGDAAAAETIEVRWPDGTREVRRGVGAGFHVWKEGEAGR